GGCCAAGGAAGAGGAGATCCGCAAAGAGCTCAGCGCCTATCTTTCCGAGTCTGCGGAGGAAGAGGGGGCTGAAGAGGAGCCTGAAGGAGATGGCCTCGGCGAAGAAGAGATGGACGAGAAACCTGAAGATACGGGAACGAGCGAGGAATAGGGAGTCTCAGGCGTGGAGGAGAACCTTTTATCAGGGAAACGGATTCTGCTCGGCGTGACCGGCAGCATCGCGGCATACAAGGCGGTAGACCTGCTGCGAAGGCTGACGGAGCAGGGCGCCGAGGTGCGTGTCGCGATGACAACGTGCGCGGAGAAATTCGTGTCCCGGCTGACTTTTGAGACACTCTCCCGCAGACCGGTATTATTCGATGAGTTTACAGGCGGAAACCAGGCCACCATCGGACACATCGGGATCACCGATGGTCTGGACCTCGCGCTCGTCGCTCCGGCCACGGCGAACATCATCGGCAAGATCGCCGCAGGCATTGCGGACGATGCCTTGACGTCGGCCCTGATGGCAATCGATTGTCCGCTCCTTATCGCGCCCGCCATGAATGACCGTATGTACCGTAATCCCCGGCTCCAGAGAAACATTGCGGTCCTGAAGGATAGCGGCGTGCGGTTTGTCGAACCCGGTACCGGCAGCCTTGCCTGCGGCACCGAGGGTAAGGGCAGGCTTGCGGATATAGGGCTGATCATCCAGGAGCTTGCCGTTTGCTTGACGCAAAAAGACCTTGCGGGAAAGACCGTGCTGGTAACAGCGGGACCGACCCGCGAGTTTATTGACGCGGTCCGCTTTATCAGTAATCCCTCAACAGGGAAGATGGGGTATGCGCTTGCCGCTGCGGCACGGGACCGGGGCGCTGAGGTGATCCTGATAACCGGCCCCACCCAGCTTGCGCCGCCATGGGGAATGAAAGTGGTTTCCGTGGTCAGCGCCGGGGACATGCATCGTGCGGTGACGGAGCATCTTGACCGCAGCCATATCGTCATCATGGCCGCCGCGGTTTCTGATTTCAAGCCTCTCCGGACATCGGACCATAAAATTAAAAAAGAAGACGCGGCCCAAACCCTCGAGCTTGGACGGACCGAAGATATCCTGCTCGAACTTGGCAAGGCGGGAGGAAAGCGTCTGCTGATAGGTTTTGCCGCTGAAACGGACAACATTGAACAGAACGCCCTGAAAAAACTGAAAGACAAACATCTTGATATGATCGTTGTCAATGACCTGCTCCGGAACGGATCGGGATTCGGCGTTGATACGAACGCCGTGACGATCATTGACCGGTCAGGGAAGAGGACCGAAGTGCCGACCATGCCGAAAACGGCCGTTGCCTCTTCGATCATGAACGCCGTCAGTGAATTTTTAAAG
Above is a genomic segment from Nitrospirota bacterium containing:
- the coaBC gene encoding bifunctional phosphopantothenoylcysteine decarboxylase/phosphopantothenate--cysteine ligase CoaBC, translating into MEENLLSGKRILLGVTGSIAAYKAVDLLRRLTEQGAEVRVAMTTCAEKFVSRLTFETLSRRPVLFDEFTGGNQATIGHIGITDGLDLALVAPATANIIGKIAAGIADDALTSALMAIDCPLLIAPAMNDRMYRNPRLQRNIAVLKDSGVRFVEPGTGSLACGTEGKGRLADIGLIIQELAVCLTQKDLAGKTVLVTAGPTREFIDAVRFISNPSTGKMGYALAAAARDRGAEVILITGPTQLAPPWGMKVVSVVSAGDMHRAVTEHLDRSHIVIMAAAVSDFKPLRTSDHKIKKEDAAQTLELGRTEDILLELGKAGGKRLLIGFAAETDNIEQNALKKLKDKHLDMIVVNDLLRNGSGFGVDTNAVTIIDRSGKRTEVPTMPKTAVASSIMNAVSEFLKKQNPQEPTAP